Proteins encoded together in one Telopea speciosissima isolate NSW1024214 ecotype Mountain lineage chromosome 4, Tspe_v1, whole genome shotgun sequence window:
- the LOC122660230 gene encoding protein PUTATIVE RECOMBINATION INITIATION DEFECT 1-like isoform X2, with amino-acid sequence MFFGEDEFLQNPPYKNSYPYTYPEDPSASSSSSCAQGHRSSLSLKTSEGGSICLVCFCNLISNPTSPSVHVIYALSQLSHAISQPAFLRNLRTFHAHLLICPLVQGLSSFDDEAIARYTTDLVSNLCDSDDPSLSCDFVVQIADRLSSAALVWSRRQVYPLHCLGVLLNRRADNPSSPIKNRRAFIANLVAGLQLPSEEIRGEILYVLYKLSILQDACGDGDKGDDDLLAFCPKLLYLSLEALMKTQSDEVRLNCVALLTVLAQRGYFENLFVDDPIGKSSREADMQGTELDTTPLIILFAEAVKGPLLSSDAQVQIGTLDLIFSCMSWVGNPTKQIQDLVEESIADYVFEILRLSGENDPMVNSCLRVLGLLSIAEQAFRQRLAVGFPTLVPVLRYVAEVPFHPVQSHVLKLVWSCISDCPGIVSRSQLEELMGMLPETFSIACSIFVALLKSPSSHGIPTLTTSVQESSRNAVLSCLCIPPKHPDQLLLSSLYLLKEAHAYSHEENSLNMEMGNCVIELCKTHLLPWFRRVIDEIEEADIILGVLETFHSILLQGSDFQARNFAEILASSSWFSLSFGCLGLFPTDKMKSRVYLLLSSVVDGLLGNDSGQPIRDAAPHMPLDPLDLLFLLGQKSSHDLDLISCQSAVLQILYTSSLYDERLADEKQVLASLEQYILVNSSNLLCRTTDSVILTQLVNLYGLFRGIAKMYYQIPYSPEAEKLLFHLIIEEEWDLLSLRIHPIALKWLFQQEKISGPMSNQVLNFCRSNGMNGNQIIGHGINTRLIDVKVIAELVAAEDNHGAALLVCLLKQLQEEEGQENEITLVMNCIIEILNICPASSDRLCLHGIGNAIHSLYYYSSYFASPQNFGTSALLIFNILRSVQSEILFDDEAWLPVAVKMLEFFIASMSADTCNHGRLLVIGILALILHHSTNHALPEASKAIILNTFLATTIHNIISAACSKGPALIDHETETSTGQTLIFVLLLYFFSLRSLHSLLSGAVEWQNFLEASDGTEQHPYICIRVHFLCRLVHFGSPPVKLVASHCLLELLTRISDDRHTKRDKLKCSTGYLKSVMAVLEGLIFYADTRIAMNCAVCLSMIMGWERLGVQETRVIKDDKWCRLVMEELALSLAAPGLASRSFSNHHRPAARIAIALLRLGQVPTWMRSVFDGSCISGIIEKLSASNVTAEMAHLFRELLHSGYLSEEDIAGLNRVFQACRKQVYIDSSQESNTEEHHEKVISIPDDIGKICELLINAMSSDSSLSIPSEGVHNDKNSLLEEIEMFSRESAER; translated from the exons ATGTTCTTCGGAGAAGATGAGTTTCTGCAGAATCCTCCATATAAAAACTCGTATCCGTATACGTATCCCGAAGATCCAAGTGCTAGCTCCTCCTCCTCATGCGCCCAAGGACACCGATCGTCTCTGAGCTTGAAGACCTCGGAAGGTGGAAGCATCTGCCTCGTCTGCTTCTGCAACCTCATCTCCAACCCTACCTCTCCATCCGTACACGTCATCTACGCGCTCTCTCAGCTTTCCCATGCTATCTCACAGCCGGCATTCCTCCGTAATCTTCGAACTTTTCATGCTCATCTCCTCATCTGTCCACTCGTTCAGGGGCTCTCCTCCTTCGACGACGAAGCCATCGCTCGATACACGACCGATCTCGTTTCTAATCTCTGTGATTCAGATGATCCCTCTCTTTCTTGCGATTTCGTGGTGCAGATTGCAGATCGCCTCTCTTCTGCTGCATTGGTGTGGAGCCGTCGTCAGGTCTATCCG TTACACTGCTTAGGGGTGCTCTTGAATCGACGGGCTGATAATCCCTCCAGCCCCATCAAAAACAGAAGAGCTTTCATTGCCAAccttgttgcaggtcttcagTTACCAAG TGAAGAGATTCGTGGTGAAATACTCTATGTTTTGTATAAACTATCCATTCTTCAAGATGCTTGCGGAGATGGTGACAAAGGCGATGATGATTTATTAGCCTTCTGTCCAAAGCTCTTGTATCTATCCCTGGAGGCCCTCATGAAGACCCAATCTGATGAAGTTCGCTTGAATTGTGTAG CACTTCTGACGGTTTTAGCTCAAAGAGGATACTTTGAAAACTTGTTTGTGGATGACCCGATTGGAAAGAGTTCTAGAGAAGCAGATATGCAGGGGACAGAACTTGATACAACTCCCTTGATTATCTTGTTTGCTGAGGCTGTCAAAGGCCCTCTGCTTTCTTCTGATGCTCAAGTCCAGATTGGCACATTGGACCTGATCTTTTCCTGCATGTCATGGGTAGGCAACCCCACCAAACAAATACAAGACCTGGTGGAAGAAAGCATTGCCGATTATGTATTTGAAATACTCAGATTGTCAG GAGAGAATGATCCTATGGTTAATTCCTGCCTACGAGTTTTGGGTCTTCTATCCATAGCCGAGCAAGCCTTCAGACAAAGGCTTGCAGTTGGGTTCCCAACTCTTGTTCCTGTTCTGCGTTACGTGGCGGAAGTGCCCTTTCATCCTGTTCAATCTCATGTACTGAAGCTTGTCTGGAGCTGCATCTCTGACTGCCCCGGAATAGTATCAAGGTCCCAACTGGAGGAGTTG ATGGGCATGCTTCCTGAGACCTTCAGCATAGCTTGTTCAATCTTTGTAGCTCTACTGAAATCCCCATCATCTCATGGTATTCCAACTCTGACAACATCAGTTCAAGAATCATCAAGAAATGCAGTTTTATCTTGTCTCTGTATCCCCCCAAAACATCCTGACCAACTTCTTCTGTCCTCCCTTTACCTCCTGAAAGAAGCACATGCATATAGTCACGAAGAGAACTCCCTCAATATGGAAATGGGTAACTGTGTTATTGAATTGTGTAAAACCCATTTATTACCTTGGTTTCGTAGGGTTATTGATGAAATAGAGGAGGCGGATATCATCCTGGGGGTACTGGAAACTTTTCACTCAATACTGCTTCAGGGATCAGATTTCCAAGCCAGGAACTTTGCAGAGATTCTGGCTTCTTCCTCTTGGTTCAGCTTGTCCTTTGGATGCTTAGGCTTATTCCCAACAGATAAGATGAAATCAAGAGTATACCTGTTGCTAAGTTCAGTTGTAGATGGATTGCTGGGAAATGATTCTGGTCAGCCCATCAGAGATGCTGCTCCACATATGCCATTAGATCCTCTTGATTTGCTGTTTCTGCTAGGGCAGAAGAGCTCCCATGATTTGGACCTCATCTCTTGCCAATCTGCAGTTCTTCAAATACTATATACAAGCTCTTTATACGATGAAAG ACTTGCAGATGAGAAGCAGGTTTTAGCTTCTTTAGAGCAATATATTCTTGTCAACAGCAGTAATCTTCTATGCAGAACCACTGATTCAGTGATATTGACCCAATTGGTGAATCTATATGGCTTATTTAGAGGTATTGCCAAGATGTACTACCAAATCCCATATAGTCCGGAGGCTGAGAAGCTTCTCTTCCATCTAATAATTGAAGAGGAATGGGACCTACTCTCTTTGAGAATCCATCCAATAGCACTGAAATGGTTGTTTCAACAAGAGAAGATCTCTGGACCCATGTCAAATCAAGTATTGAACTTTTGCAGATCCAATGGCATGAATGGGAATCAGATCATTGGCCATGGAATTAACACCCGGTTGATAGATGTAAAAGTGATTGCAGAACTCGTAGCAGCAGAAGATAACCATGGAGCAGCACTTCTGGTATGTTTACTGAAGCAgttacaagaggaagaaggccAGGAGAATGAGATTACTTTGGTGATGAATTGCATCATTGAAATCCTCAACATATGTCCAGCTTCTTCAGACAGGTTATGCTTGCACGGCATTGGCAATGCAATCCACAGCCTGTATTATTATTCAAGCTATTTTGCTTCACCTCAAAACTTTGGGACCAGTGCACTTCTAATTTTCAACATCCTACGATCAGTGCAGTCTGAAATACTCTTTGATGATGAAGCTTGGCTTCCTGTGGCTGTGAAG ATGCTGGAATTTTTTATTGCAAGTATGAGTGCAGACACATGCAACCATGGCAGGCTCCTAGTAATTGGCATTCTTGCCTTGATCCTGCATCACTCCACCAACCATGCGCTCCCAGAAGCTTCAAAAGCCATAATTCTGAATACTTTCTTGGCCACCACAATTCACAACATAATCAGTGCTGCTTGCTCCAAGGGCCCAGCTTTAATTGATCATGAAACAGAAACAAGCACGGGACAAACCCTAATATTTGTGCTTTTACTGTACTTTTTCTCTTTGAGAAG TTTGCATTCTCTTCTATCAGGGGCTGTCGAATGGCAGAATTTCCTTGAGGCATCCGACGGGACTGAGCAACATCCATACATATGCATTAGAGTCCATTTTTTATGCAGACTGGTACATTTTGGGTCTCCTCCAGTGAAACTTGTTGCTTCACATTGTTTGTTGGAGTTGCTTACCAGAATCTCAGATGACAGACATACCAAACGTGACAAACTAAAATGCTCTACAGGGTACTTGAAATCTGTGATGGCTGTTCTGGAGGGCCTGATTTTCTATGCTGATACTAGAATAGCCATGAACTGTGCTGTCTGTCTATCTATGATCATGGGATGGGAGAGACTAGGGGTGCAAGAGACAAGAGTCATCAAAGATGATAAGTGGTGTAGATTGGTCATGGAGGAGTTGGCATTGTCTTTGGCAGCCCCAGGTTTGGCATCAAGATCATTCTCAAATCATCACAGGCCTGCAGCCCGAATAGCCATTGCATTATTAAGATTAGGACAGGTGCCTACATGGATGAGATCTGTATTTGATGGTTCCTGTATTTCTGGTATAATTGAAAAACTTTCAGCCAGTAATGTGACAGCAGAGATGGCACACTTGTTTCGAGAGCTACTGCACTCTGGCTACTTGAGTGAAGAGGATATTGCAGGTCTAAATCGTGTCTTCCAG GCATGCCGTAAACAAGTATACATAGACAGTTCTCAAGAAAGCAACACAGAGGAGCATCATGAGAAGGTGATTTCCATCCCAGATGATATTGGCAAGATATGTGAGTTACTCATCAATGCCATGTCATCTGATTCCTCTCTAAGTATTCCTTCTGAAGGAGTCCACAATGACAAGAATAGTTTGTTGGAAGAAATAGAAATGTTTTCTCGGGAGTCAGCAGAAAGATAA
- the LOC122660230 gene encoding protein PUTATIVE RECOMBINATION INITIATION DEFECT 1-like isoform X1 — protein MFFGEDEFLQNPPYKNSYPYTYPEDPSASSSSSCAQGHRSSLSLKTSEGGSICLVCFCNLISNPTSPSVHVIYALSQLSHAISQPAFLRNLRTFHAHLLICPLVQGLSSFDDEAIARYTTDLVSNLCDSDDPSLSCDFVVQIADRLSSAALVWSRRQVYPLHCLGVLLNRRADNPSSPIKNRRAFIANLVAGLQLPSEEIRGEILYVLYKLSILQDACGDGDKGDDDLLAFCPKLLYLSLEALMKTQSDEVRLNCVALLTVLAQRGYFENLFVDDPIGKSSREADMQGTELDTTPLIILFAEAVKGPLLSSDAQVQIGTLDLIFSCMSWVGNPTKQIQDLVEESIADYVFEILRLSGENDPMVNSCLRVLGLLSIAEQAFRQRLAVGFPTLVPVLRYVAEVPFHPVQSHVLKLVWSCISDCPGIVSRSQLEELVLVLTGMFEKHTIGEMGMLPETFSIACSIFVALLKSPSSHGIPTLTTSVQESSRNAVLSCLCIPPKHPDQLLLSSLYLLKEAHAYSHEENSLNMEMGNCVIELCKTHLLPWFRRVIDEIEEADIILGVLETFHSILLQGSDFQARNFAEILASSSWFSLSFGCLGLFPTDKMKSRVYLLLSSVVDGLLGNDSGQPIRDAAPHMPLDPLDLLFLLGQKSSHDLDLISCQSAVLQILYTSSLYDERLADEKQVLASLEQYILVNSSNLLCRTTDSVILTQLVNLYGLFRGIAKMYYQIPYSPEAEKLLFHLIIEEEWDLLSLRIHPIALKWLFQQEKISGPMSNQVLNFCRSNGMNGNQIIGHGINTRLIDVKVIAELVAAEDNHGAALLVCLLKQLQEEEGQENEITLVMNCIIEILNICPASSDRLCLHGIGNAIHSLYYYSSYFASPQNFGTSALLIFNILRSVQSEILFDDEAWLPVAVKMLEFFIASMSADTCNHGRLLVIGILALILHHSTNHALPEASKAIILNTFLATTIHNIISAACSKGPALIDHETETSTGQTLIFVLLLYFFSLRSLHSLLSGAVEWQNFLEASDGTEQHPYICIRVHFLCRLVHFGSPPVKLVASHCLLELLTRISDDRHTKRDKLKCSTGYLKSVMAVLEGLIFYADTRIAMNCAVCLSMIMGWERLGVQETRVIKDDKWCRLVMEELALSLAAPGLASRSFSNHHRPAARIAIALLRLGQVPTWMRSVFDGSCISGIIEKLSASNVTAEMAHLFRELLHSGYLSEEDIAGLNRVFQACRKQVYIDSSQESNTEEHHEKVISIPDDIGKICELLINAMSSDSSLSIPSEGVHNDKNSLLEEIEMFSRESAER, from the exons ATGTTCTTCGGAGAAGATGAGTTTCTGCAGAATCCTCCATATAAAAACTCGTATCCGTATACGTATCCCGAAGATCCAAGTGCTAGCTCCTCCTCCTCATGCGCCCAAGGACACCGATCGTCTCTGAGCTTGAAGACCTCGGAAGGTGGAAGCATCTGCCTCGTCTGCTTCTGCAACCTCATCTCCAACCCTACCTCTCCATCCGTACACGTCATCTACGCGCTCTCTCAGCTTTCCCATGCTATCTCACAGCCGGCATTCCTCCGTAATCTTCGAACTTTTCATGCTCATCTCCTCATCTGTCCACTCGTTCAGGGGCTCTCCTCCTTCGACGACGAAGCCATCGCTCGATACACGACCGATCTCGTTTCTAATCTCTGTGATTCAGATGATCCCTCTCTTTCTTGCGATTTCGTGGTGCAGATTGCAGATCGCCTCTCTTCTGCTGCATTGGTGTGGAGCCGTCGTCAGGTCTATCCG TTACACTGCTTAGGGGTGCTCTTGAATCGACGGGCTGATAATCCCTCCAGCCCCATCAAAAACAGAAGAGCTTTCATTGCCAAccttgttgcaggtcttcagTTACCAAG TGAAGAGATTCGTGGTGAAATACTCTATGTTTTGTATAAACTATCCATTCTTCAAGATGCTTGCGGAGATGGTGACAAAGGCGATGATGATTTATTAGCCTTCTGTCCAAAGCTCTTGTATCTATCCCTGGAGGCCCTCATGAAGACCCAATCTGATGAAGTTCGCTTGAATTGTGTAG CACTTCTGACGGTTTTAGCTCAAAGAGGATACTTTGAAAACTTGTTTGTGGATGACCCGATTGGAAAGAGTTCTAGAGAAGCAGATATGCAGGGGACAGAACTTGATACAACTCCCTTGATTATCTTGTTTGCTGAGGCTGTCAAAGGCCCTCTGCTTTCTTCTGATGCTCAAGTCCAGATTGGCACATTGGACCTGATCTTTTCCTGCATGTCATGGGTAGGCAACCCCACCAAACAAATACAAGACCTGGTGGAAGAAAGCATTGCCGATTATGTATTTGAAATACTCAGATTGTCAG GAGAGAATGATCCTATGGTTAATTCCTGCCTACGAGTTTTGGGTCTTCTATCCATAGCCGAGCAAGCCTTCAGACAAAGGCTTGCAGTTGGGTTCCCAACTCTTGTTCCTGTTCTGCGTTACGTGGCGGAAGTGCCCTTTCATCCTGTTCAATCTCATGTACTGAAGCTTGTCTGGAGCTGCATCTCTGACTGCCCCGGAATAGTATCAAGGTCCCAACTGGAGGAGTTGGTTTTAGTCTTGACAGGAATGTTCGAAAAACATACCATTGGGGAGATGGGCATGCTTCCTGAGACCTTCAGCATAGCTTGTTCAATCTTTGTAGCTCTACTGAAATCCCCATCATCTCATGGTATTCCAACTCTGACAACATCAGTTCAAGAATCATCAAGAAATGCAGTTTTATCTTGTCTCTGTATCCCCCCAAAACATCCTGACCAACTTCTTCTGTCCTCCCTTTACCTCCTGAAAGAAGCACATGCATATAGTCACGAAGAGAACTCCCTCAATATGGAAATGGGTAACTGTGTTATTGAATTGTGTAAAACCCATTTATTACCTTGGTTTCGTAGGGTTATTGATGAAATAGAGGAGGCGGATATCATCCTGGGGGTACTGGAAACTTTTCACTCAATACTGCTTCAGGGATCAGATTTCCAAGCCAGGAACTTTGCAGAGATTCTGGCTTCTTCCTCTTGGTTCAGCTTGTCCTTTGGATGCTTAGGCTTATTCCCAACAGATAAGATGAAATCAAGAGTATACCTGTTGCTAAGTTCAGTTGTAGATGGATTGCTGGGAAATGATTCTGGTCAGCCCATCAGAGATGCTGCTCCACATATGCCATTAGATCCTCTTGATTTGCTGTTTCTGCTAGGGCAGAAGAGCTCCCATGATTTGGACCTCATCTCTTGCCAATCTGCAGTTCTTCAAATACTATATACAAGCTCTTTATACGATGAAAG ACTTGCAGATGAGAAGCAGGTTTTAGCTTCTTTAGAGCAATATATTCTTGTCAACAGCAGTAATCTTCTATGCAGAACCACTGATTCAGTGATATTGACCCAATTGGTGAATCTATATGGCTTATTTAGAGGTATTGCCAAGATGTACTACCAAATCCCATATAGTCCGGAGGCTGAGAAGCTTCTCTTCCATCTAATAATTGAAGAGGAATGGGACCTACTCTCTTTGAGAATCCATCCAATAGCACTGAAATGGTTGTTTCAACAAGAGAAGATCTCTGGACCCATGTCAAATCAAGTATTGAACTTTTGCAGATCCAATGGCATGAATGGGAATCAGATCATTGGCCATGGAATTAACACCCGGTTGATAGATGTAAAAGTGATTGCAGAACTCGTAGCAGCAGAAGATAACCATGGAGCAGCACTTCTGGTATGTTTACTGAAGCAgttacaagaggaagaaggccAGGAGAATGAGATTACTTTGGTGATGAATTGCATCATTGAAATCCTCAACATATGTCCAGCTTCTTCAGACAGGTTATGCTTGCACGGCATTGGCAATGCAATCCACAGCCTGTATTATTATTCAAGCTATTTTGCTTCACCTCAAAACTTTGGGACCAGTGCACTTCTAATTTTCAACATCCTACGATCAGTGCAGTCTGAAATACTCTTTGATGATGAAGCTTGGCTTCCTGTGGCTGTGAAG ATGCTGGAATTTTTTATTGCAAGTATGAGTGCAGACACATGCAACCATGGCAGGCTCCTAGTAATTGGCATTCTTGCCTTGATCCTGCATCACTCCACCAACCATGCGCTCCCAGAAGCTTCAAAAGCCATAATTCTGAATACTTTCTTGGCCACCACAATTCACAACATAATCAGTGCTGCTTGCTCCAAGGGCCCAGCTTTAATTGATCATGAAACAGAAACAAGCACGGGACAAACCCTAATATTTGTGCTTTTACTGTACTTTTTCTCTTTGAGAAG TTTGCATTCTCTTCTATCAGGGGCTGTCGAATGGCAGAATTTCCTTGAGGCATCCGACGGGACTGAGCAACATCCATACATATGCATTAGAGTCCATTTTTTATGCAGACTGGTACATTTTGGGTCTCCTCCAGTGAAACTTGTTGCTTCACATTGTTTGTTGGAGTTGCTTACCAGAATCTCAGATGACAGACATACCAAACGTGACAAACTAAAATGCTCTACAGGGTACTTGAAATCTGTGATGGCTGTTCTGGAGGGCCTGATTTTCTATGCTGATACTAGAATAGCCATGAACTGTGCTGTCTGTCTATCTATGATCATGGGATGGGAGAGACTAGGGGTGCAAGAGACAAGAGTCATCAAAGATGATAAGTGGTGTAGATTGGTCATGGAGGAGTTGGCATTGTCTTTGGCAGCCCCAGGTTTGGCATCAAGATCATTCTCAAATCATCACAGGCCTGCAGCCCGAATAGCCATTGCATTATTAAGATTAGGACAGGTGCCTACATGGATGAGATCTGTATTTGATGGTTCCTGTATTTCTGGTATAATTGAAAAACTTTCAGCCAGTAATGTGACAGCAGAGATGGCACACTTGTTTCGAGAGCTACTGCACTCTGGCTACTTGAGTGAAGAGGATATTGCAGGTCTAAATCGTGTCTTCCAG GCATGCCGTAAACAAGTATACATAGACAGTTCTCAAGAAAGCAACACAGAGGAGCATCATGAGAAGGTGATTTCCATCCCAGATGATATTGGCAAGATATGTGAGTTACTCATCAATGCCATGTCATCTGATTCCTCTCTAAGTATTCCTTCTGAAGGAGTCCACAATGACAAGAATAGTTTGTTGGAAGAAATAGAAATGTTTTCTCGGGAGTCAGCAGAAAGATAA